Proteins from one Bacteroides zhangwenhongii genomic window:
- a CDS encoding alpha-amylase family glycosyl hydrolase, translating to MKKYLIYILLLLFTAPYISSCSDEWTDSDKLSLLTKAEEEEPIVEDDIDISLLKFGFNLNPKAETNELPNADEALDIYFYAEGKELAEGEKECPLLGYQEACYLHAGVYSEGTWMYVPAAWTEDTEKCKMFRVKENVWKITLSPTIRDWFGSGSTPIEQLGLIIRTTDGKKGIEEDTFVDIEDDKYNSFTPGEIKLESMPSGLQHGINIIDNHTVTLVLYEKDKDGNRYYDYAYVMGDFNNWKRSNDENSQMYYDESAGCWWTTLSGLEPTKEYAFQYYLGKKSSVEGEKDTELRIADPYTEKILDASSDSYIPESTYPSSQRIYPTKGAGVVSTFKIQKDSYSWAHDNFKIADKNNLMIYELLLRDFTETGDLQGAMQKLDYLERLGITAIELMPVQEFEGNDSWGYNPTFYFALDKAYGTSEMYKRFIDECHKRGIAVLFDVVYNHATGSNTFAHLYWDSKNNRTAENNPWFNVEARHAFNVFHDFNHESPLVRDFVKRNLKYLINEYHIDGFRFDLTKGFTQNGNKDTDVSGYDESRISILRDYYNAIQSVSPEAVMICEHWTDWAEENVLALAGIQCWRKGSNTHDEGYYQSGMGYSDRSSFSNLIQSGGNSIHFGGWVGFMESHDEERVAYKAQVYGNGKIQTDLTTRMNQLAANAAFCFTVPGPKMIWQFGELGYDETLGEKDEKTAKKPLHWEYYDEPARKSLYDVYAKLLDLRKTHADLFGQNATFSWKVETANWTGNTPRTISLKYNDKELVVVGNFGDDTTNYSLGSNIKYNYMTGDEVSGNITVEPHNFFLGTSFRPE from the coding sequence ATGAAGAAATATTTGATATATATATTATTACTGCTATTCACTGCGCCCTATATAAGCTCATGCAGTGACGAGTGGACAGACTCCGACAAACTGAGCCTCCTGACAAAAGCAGAAGAGGAAGAACCTATTGTAGAGGATGACATTGACATAAGCCTGCTGAAATTCGGTTTCAACCTGAATCCCAAAGCCGAAACAAACGAGTTACCCAATGCGGACGAAGCTTTGGATATCTATTTTTATGCAGAAGGTAAAGAGTTGGCAGAAGGAGAAAAAGAATGCCCGTTATTGGGTTATCAAGAAGCGTGCTATCTCCATGCCGGTGTATATTCGGAAGGTACTTGGATGTATGTACCGGCTGCTTGGACAGAAGATACCGAAAAATGTAAAATGTTTCGTGTAAAGGAGAATGTATGGAAAATCACCCTCTCACCTACAATACGCGATTGGTTCGGAAGCGGTTCAACTCCTATTGAACAGTTAGGACTGATTATCCGTACTACCGATGGCAAAAAAGGAATAGAAGAAGATACCTTTGTCGATATTGAGGATGATAAGTACAACAGCTTTACTCCGGGTGAGATAAAGCTAGAGTCAATGCCTTCCGGACTGCAACATGGTATTAATATTATCGACAATCATACAGTAACTTTGGTACTGTATGAGAAAGACAAAGACGGCAACCGTTATTACGATTATGCTTATGTCATGGGAGACTTCAATAATTGGAAACGCAGCAATGATGAAAACTCTCAAATGTATTATGACGAATCAGCGGGATGTTGGTGGACTACTTTAAGCGGTCTTGAGCCAACCAAAGAATACGCATTCCAATATTATCTGGGAAAAAAGAGTTCTGTAGAAGGAGAAAAAGATACAGAACTACGTATAGCCGATCCATATACGGAGAAGATTCTCGATGCAAGCAGCGATTCCTATATTCCGGAATCCACTTATCCTTCGTCCCAACGTATCTATCCAACGAAAGGGGCCGGAGTTGTTTCAACATTCAAGATACAGAAAGATTCCTATTCATGGGCACACGACAATTTCAAAATAGCAGATAAGAACAATCTGATGATTTATGAGTTACTCTTGCGTGACTTCACCGAAACCGGAGATCTACAGGGAGCGATGCAGAAACTCGATTATTTGGAAAGGTTAGGTATTACCGCCATCGAACTAATGCCCGTACAGGAGTTTGAAGGTAATGACAGTTGGGGGTACAATCCAACCTTCTATTTTGCACTTGATAAAGCCTACGGTACTTCTGAGATGTACAAAAGATTTATTGACGAATGCCACAAAAGAGGTATCGCAGTACTTTTTGATGTTGTTTACAACCATGCTACAGGTAGCAACACTTTTGCCCATCTGTATTGGGATTCGAAAAATAACCGAACTGCTGAGAATAACCCATGGTTCAATGTTGAAGCCCGTCATGCTTTCAATGTATTCCACGACTTCAACCACGAAAGTCCATTGGTACGAGACTTTGTAAAACGTAATCTAAAATATCTGATTAACGAATATCATATCGATGGTTTCCGTTTTGACTTGACTAAAGGGTTCACACAAAACGGAAATAAAGATACGGACGTTTCAGGTTACGATGAGTCACGTATCAGCATTCTACGGGATTATTACAACGCTATCCAATCCGTATCTCCAGAAGCAGTAATGATTTGCGAGCACTGGACTGATTGGGCAGAAGAAAACGTATTAGCTTTAGCAGGCATACAGTGTTGGCGTAAAGGAAGTAACACACATGATGAAGGCTACTATCAATCAGGGATGGGGTATTCAGATCGCAGTTCCTTTAGCAATTTGATACAAAGTGGCGGAAACAGTATCCATTTTGGCGGATGGGTAGGTTTCATGGAAAGTCATGATGAAGAACGTGTAGCCTATAAAGCCCAAGTGTATGGAAACGGAAAAATACAAACAGATCTTACTACCCGCATGAACCAGCTTGCCGCCAACGCTGCCTTCTGTTTCACAGTTCCGGGTCCTAAAATGATTTGGCAATTCGGTGAATTAGGTTATGACGAAACACTTGGTGAAAAAGATGAAAAAACAGCAAAGAAGCCGTTACATTGGGAATATTATGATGAACCTGCACGCAAAAGTTTGTATGATGTATATGCTAAACTACTAGATTTACGCAAAACGCACGCGGATTTGTTCGGGCAAAATGCAACATTCTCATGGAAAGTAGAAACTGCTAATTGGACAGGGAACACACCCCGCACCATCAGTTTGAAATACAATGATAAAGAACTCGTAGTCGTAGGAAATTTTGGAGATGATACCACCAACTATTCTCTGGGTTCTAACATCAAGTACAATTACATGACCGGTGACGAAGTATCAGGTAATATAACGGTCGAACCACACAATTTCTTCTTAGGAACAAGTTTCAGACCTGAATAA
- a CDS encoding UDP-2,3-diacylglucosamine diphosphatase, which yields MKNVYFLSDAHLGSRAIEHGRTQERRLVNFLDSIKHKASAVYLLGDMFDFWYEFRLVVPKGYTRFLGKISELTDMGVEVHYFIGNHDIWCGDYLTKECGVIMHREPLTTEIYGKEFYLAHGDGLGDPDKKFKLLRRMFHSTTLQRMFSAIHPRWSVDLGLTWAKHSRLKRIDGKEPDYMGENQEHLVLYTKEYLKSHPNINFFIYGHRHIELDLMLSATSRVLILGDWINFFSYAVFDGENLFLEEYIEGETQV from the coding sequence ATGAAGAACGTTTATTTCCTTTCCGATGCGCATTTGGGGTCCCGCGCCATTGAACATGGTCGCACACAAGAGAGACGCCTGGTGAACTTTCTCGACAGTATAAAACATAAGGCTTCTGCCGTTTATTTGCTGGGAGATATGTTCGATTTCTGGTATGAATTCCGTTTGGTAGTTCCTAAGGGATATACTCGTTTTCTAGGAAAGATCTCCGAACTTACGGACATGGGTGTGGAAGTTCACTACTTTATAGGCAATCATGACATTTGGTGTGGAGATTATCTCACAAAAGAGTGTGGTGTCATTATGCACCGTGAACCGTTGACTACCGAAATCTATGGGAAAGAATTCTATTTGGCTCATGGTGACGGATTGGGTGATCCGGATAAGAAGTTCAAATTACTTCGCCGAATGTTTCATAGTACGACTTTGCAAAGAATGTTTTCTGCTATTCATCCTCGTTGGAGTGTGGATCTGGGTTTGACATGGGCCAAGCATAGCCGACTGAAACGGATTGACGGAAAGGAACCGGATTATATGGGGGAGAATCAGGAACATCTGGTTTTGTATACCAAAGAATATCTGAAGAGCCACCCGAATATCAACTTCTTTATATATGGGCATCGCCATATTGAACTGGATCTCATGTTGAGTGCAACTTCCCGTGTGCTGATTCTCGGGGATTGGATTAATTTCTTCTCGTATGCGGTATTCGATGGAGAGAATCTCTTTCTGGAGGAATACATCGAAGGAGAGACACAGGTGTAA
- a CDS encoding metal-sulfur cluster assembly factor, with amino-acid sequence MEKIEIEEKIVAMLKTVYDPEIPVNVYDLGLIYKIDVSDNGEVVLDMTLTAPNCPAADFIMEDIRQKVESVEGVTSAIINLVFEPEWDKDMMSEEAKLELGFL; translated from the coding sequence ATGGAAAAGATTGAAATAGAAGAAAAGATTGTAGCTATGCTAAAAACGGTGTACGACCCGGAAATCCCGGTAAACGTATACGATCTTGGACTGATTTATAAGATAGATGTCTCCGATAATGGAGAAGTAGTACTTGATATGACACTGACCGCCCCTAATTGTCCGGCTGCTGATTTTATCATGGAAGATATTCGTCAGAAAGTGGAATCGGTGGAGGGAGTGACTTCGGCTATCATAAATCTGGTGTTTGAACCGGAGTGGGACAAAGATATGATGAGTGAGGAAGCGAAACTCGAACTAGGCTTTCTCTAG